DNA sequence from the Saimiri boliviensis isolate mSaiBol1 chromosome 5, mSaiBol1.pri, whole genome shotgun sequence genome:
CCTGATGCATTTGTAAGCAAGAAGGTTTCAGCAGTATTACGCCACCACCCTCATGCCTCCGAGGGGGCGGAAGGGAGTGGGCACGATCCAGGGCCTCCCCGGCCCCTGGCCCCCAGGGACTCGAAGAGGCTCCCAACCCAGAGCGTCCctgtgggaggcaggcagaaggTGACAATTGACATGATCTCCTGCACGCGTCCTCCTCTACCTTGGAAGCAGTTAGAATCCACCAGGCACAGGTGGGGCCGCCCTTGCCTGACGGAGCTTGATGAGCAGCCCTTGGTCTCCAGTTCACAGGACTGAGAGCCCAGCCGCCTCTGTCCACCCCTCCCCAGGCCTCTGCCAGCCTCTGGCTGCACGGTCAGGCCCTGCTCCACGACAGGCCTGCCAGAGCTTGGCTGGGGACCCCTCCCGCCTCTGGCTCCCTGATGGGCTGGATGTAACTTGTGTCTTCTGGTCCCTTAAGGAGCCCAGGTGTTTTAAGGAATGAATTGGCCACTGCATCTTGTATTGATTATGGTTCTGAGAAAAGCAAATATCACTTTTGGCTGCATTAAAAGAAgcatcatatataaaataaaggagATGAAGGTCTACTCTTTATTGCCCTGGTACACAAAGGAAGGCGGTGTTTGGTtccaggcagggagagaggagcaCCCCTTCGAGGCCGGTGGAGGAGGCTTGTCCGAAAGGAGGGGCTTGAGGAAGTTTCCAGAGCAACGGGGAGCAGTTGGGCCTCACCTCAGCATGGGAGTGGATTTGGGCTACACTTATAGACTCCAGAAACAGAAGGGGCTGTTTGCGGGAGCTGCGGATGCCCCTCTGCTGCAGTGGCAGTGAGGGCACAGCTATGGAAGGCCACAGAGGCCCTGAAGTGTCCCTGGTGGGGGCCCTACAGGGGGTCTAAGCACAGGCGTGGGGCTGGGACTTCTGCACAGCTCAGACACAGGCCTTGGGTCCCTCACACCTTCCGTTACCCAGAGCTGCAGCCCCTCTCCTTGCCCCAGCTCCGTCCCAGCTGTTGAGGGGTCCTGTGTGTCCAGGACCACCCTCTCTGCCAGGACAGTTTCCCTGCTTGCCGGAACAGGCCTTCGATTTAGATCCAGTGGACTCTGCAGCGTCTTCCCACAGGCCACAGCAGGGTGCTTGGCGGTCCTGAGACCTCAGAGCCTCTGAGAATCAGGGATGCACAGGTGTGAGAGGGAGGGCCCCCTGGTCCCAGTGACAGGCTCGTGATGCACCCCGTGGTGGGGGAGTGCTTGCAGagtggggaaagggaaaggggggGCCATCTCTGACCCCTGGAGGGGAGGGTTGGGAAGGAGTGGGTCGCCATTGGTCCCTGTGCTTTGTGACGCTATGGAGTTGGATCATCCGCCGTAATGAAGGCTTTGGTTACTCAAAGTTATGAGATGAAATAAGTTAACCGATTAGGAAAAGAGGCCCATTTCATAGCACTCCTTTATAAGCAGCATCGTTTAGGCGTGTGTTTTGGGGAGACTAGTGGAGTCGGAAGCTGTCAACACAGACGCGGATGAGGCCTTGGCCCCATGCCCCAGCGTGTGAGAGGTGCATGGGCACCACCTGGGCTCCTCGAGTGTCCAGGGAGAAAAGTCAGGGCAGAAAATGGAGCCACGGGGAGCTCAGGCACACCAAAGAGGCCAAAACAGCTGCTGGagaaacagtttttaaagaaagaggagCAGCTTGCCCTCCAGCAGCAgcccactctggaatctccagaTGCACTAAGCTGACCCCTAGGGGTCTGCTGGCTTCCAAACTGTCCGGGCCTTCCGTCCAAAGGCCCAGGGGACTGGGGTAGGGACCAAGTGCCCACTTCCCTGCTAAGCCGAAGGTTAAATGAGCAAAGGATCAAAGTTTACATCTCTAAACGCTTTCGAGGTGGGGACCGTGGGCCAGGCGGTTCCTCGTTCACTCCTCCCCCACGCTCTGAGGGTAAAGTGGGGTGAGTGGATCTGGAACAGCCATTTTCTCTCCCTGAACAGACGAACCCTCGGCGTGGCGGCTGCCGGCTCGgcccagccaggcctgggggTGAGCGTGGGAAGCAGGGCCGGCAGCGTCGGCCGTCGACTCATCCCGCTCCCCTCCCGGGGCTCCCGGGGCTCCCTGCGCAGAAGGGTTCCCGGGGGGCCTGGGGCTGCGGGTCTGAGCCCGCGGATGGGGCCCTTGCTGTGGGACCCAGAGTCACAAGACGTCCTCCAAAATAACGCGGCCCCTGGCTGGGAGCGCCGACGCCCCcgccctcccccagccctgcctcagggAGCCGGGGGCCCCGGGGTCTCCGTCGGCCTTTCTGGCCCTCGCGCTTCCCTCCTTATGGAACGCTCTGGACCTCAGCGGAGCGGAATGGAGGCCAGGCTCGGGGGAGCGCGGTGAGAGCCAAGGCCCGGGCCCAAGCAGAGGAGGCGGCGCCGAGAGAAGTGGCCGCCCGTGGCACCGGCCACACACCAACTCTGGCGCCCTGGTGGCCCCGGCGCACGCGCACCGCGCGCTCACGACGCCCACCCTCGCCGCCCGCGCGCGCTCACGACGCCCACCCTCACCGCCCGCGCGCGTGCACGACGCCTGCcctcaccaccccccaccccgcgaGCGCACCCCCGACCTGCGCGCTCGCCTGCGCGCTCACGCTCTGGCACACCTGCACGCGCGGACACACGGGCGCGCCGGGAGTGCAGCCGATTCGCGCCGCGGCCGGACGCGGCCCCTTTATTGGCTTCAGGAGGCGGAAAACTTTCTCAGCGCGACGACCACGAGCGCCAGCACCACGCAGGTGGCCAGCAGGGCGGCGATCACGATGGCCGCGATGGCGCCGGGCCCCAGAGACCCTGCGGAGGACGGAGGACCGTGTCACTCGCGGGCCCCCGCCCCGGCCGGCCCTTCTCCCCGTGCCCCGGGCCCCTCCTTCTTacccgcccctgccccgcccgTACCGCCGCCCTGGTCCAGCCGCTCCTGCGCGGTGCTGTCCTCGGGTCCTGGCGCGgcggtgggggctgggggacCGGTGTCCACGGGTTCCCGGCCGGGGCTGGTGCTCTCCACAGGGCCTTCTCCCGACGGCAGCTCGGCTGGCTCGTTCCACAGCGTGGGCACCGGCTCCTGCAGACCCTCATCTGCAAGGCCAAGGAGAGGCGTTCGGGCCCCAGGTGACAGAGCCGACAGGACATGACCCCCACCTCTGGGTTAA
Encoded proteins:
- the SNORC gene encoding protein SNORC — its product is MRSLLARMASCLALRMALLLVSGVLAPAVLTDEGLQEPVPTLWNEPAELPSGEGPVESTSPGREPVDTGPPAPTAAPGPEDSTAQERLDQGGGSLGPGAIAAIVIAALLATCVVLALVVVALRKFSAS